A window from Chelmon rostratus isolate fCheRos1 chromosome 13, fCheRos1.pri, whole genome shotgun sequence encodes these proteins:
- the LOC121615995 gene encoding zinc finger protein 678, with amino-acid sequence MLDKASDKGQQTGRCSDCGCTFSLPQPDSDPESANTSASPDQQHVHKADSPSKCPSCQAGSSLPNGRRPHRRIRLDPHSCSLCTKTFISSAHLTLHLASHNKERKFRCSTCGKYFHQSSHLMAHKIIHSGDRPFKCPECGKTFGRASHLKTHRRLHTGEKPFKCTYCDKSFTQKAGLLAHVRLHTGERPYKCEQCGEGFRSLSLLLSHKAAEASGQAKPVSVPALNHPQKTQSSPEDLKCGVCCRTFVRSSYIRLHIRLNKGQRPYHCKVCNKTFVKLDTFVNHCDKHLRQKRDKSKEVKDKVVKPPLFVPLSSPPSPESSPTQPLSSEVNTRSRAKAKSKTEP; translated from the coding sequence ATGCTGGATAAAGCCAGTGATAAAGGCCAGCAGACTGGGCGCTGCTCAGACTGTGGGTGCACTTTCAGCCTACCACAGCCTGACTCTGACCCAGAGTCAGCCAACACGTCAGCCtctcctgaccagcagcatgtGCACAAGGCAGACAGTCCTTCTAAATGTCCATCCTGCCAGGCGGGCAGCAGCCTCCCGAATGGTCGGCGTCCACACCGGCGCATCCGCCTGGAccctcacagctgcagcctgtgcaCCAAAACCTTCATCTCCTCCGCGCACCTGACCCTCCACCTCGCCTCTCACAACAAGGAGAGGAAGTTCAGATGCAGCACCTGTGGCAAGTACTTCCATCAGTCGTCCCACCTGATGGCGCACAAGATAATCCACAGCGGGGACAGGCCATTTAAATGCCCAGAGTGTGGCAAGACTTTCGGCCGCGCCTCACATCTCAAGACCCACCGCCGGCTCCACACAGGCGAGAAGCCCTTCAAGTGCACCTACTGCGACAAGTCGTTCACACAGAAGGCCGGGCTCCTGGCACATGTTCGTCTGCACACAGGGGAACGGCCATACAAGTGTGAGCAGTGTGGTGAGGGTTTTCGCTCTTTGTCACTCCTGCTCTCTCATAAGGCTGCAGAGGCTTCTGGGCAGGCCAAACCAGTGTCAGTACCAGCACTCAACCACCCCCAGAAGACACAAAGTAGCCCCGAGGATCTCAAGTGTGGCGTCTGCTGCCGCACCTTTGTACGATCGTCATACATCAGGCTGCACATCCGCCTCAACAAAGGACAGAGGCCTTATCACTGCAAAGTGTGCAACAAGACTTTTGTCAAGCTGGATACGTTTGTGAACCACTGTGATAAACACCTGAGGCAGAAAAGGGATAAAAGCAAGGAGGTGAAAGACAAAGTTGTTAAACCTCCCCTGTTTGTCCCACTCTCCAGCCCTCCTTCTCCTGAGTCCTCACCCACTCAGCCTTTATCCTCAGAGGTCAACACACGCTCCAGAGCAAAAGCAAAGAGTAAAACGGAGCCATGA
- the prmt2 gene encoding protein arginine N-methyltransferase 2 translates to MQTEKEAEDDASPEEYVALSNFTGSGSDQLSFSCGDRLLVHAKPSSEWWWAELHEVIGYVPAGHLRQHEEEEEEEDASLEDPWQDEEYFGSYGTLRLHLEMLSDKSRTEAYRQVILSNSASLRNKVMMDLGCGTGIISLFCAQLAQPSVVYAVEASSMAEYTRQLVKQNGCEEVVTVLQGRAEEIELPEQVDILVSEWMGNCLLFEFMVESVLLARDRWLREGGVMWPSSAALTLVPCQADSYYAEKMAFWEQPYGLDFTPLQPLAQQEFFTKPKFSHLIEPDDCLTAPCDVISLDMYTLQVKDLEEMKGQFHFSAEKSGVFHGFTAWFTVHFKSLETGGATVELNTGPYSEPTHWKQTLFMLDRPVSVYAGDSISGTVVLRRNPVWRRHMTVTLQWNINSSAEDTDNCQVGTKSFPMWR, encoded by the exons atgcagacagagaaagaggctgAGGATGATGCATCTCCTGAAGAGTACGTTGCCCTGTCTAATTTCACTGGAAGTGGCAGCGACCAG CTTAGTTTCAGCTGCGGGGACAGACTGCTCGTGCACGCCAAGCCTTCATCAGAGTGGTGGTGGGCAGAGCTGCACGAGGTCATAGGTTATGTCCCTGCCGGTCACCTGCGCcagcatgaggaggaggaggaggaggaggacgccTCCCTGGAGGACCCATGGCAAGATGAAGAATACTTTGGCAGTTACGGAACACTG AGGCTTCACTTGGAGATGCTGTCTGACAAGAGCCGCACTGAGGCTTATCGGCAGGTTATCCTGAGTAACAGTGCCTCTCTGAGGAATAAGGTGATGATGGACCTCGGCTGTGGGACTGGCATCATCAGCCTGTTCTGCGCTCAGCTGGCACAACCCTCAGTG GTGTATGCTGTGGAGGCGAGCTCCATGGCAGAGTACACCAGACAGCTGGTGAAGCAGAACGGCTGCGAGGAAGTGGTCACGGTGCTCCAGGGACGAGCTGAGGAGATCGAGCTACCAGAGCAGGTGGACATCCTGGTGTCCGAGTGGATGGGGAACTGCCTGCTG TTCGAGTTCATGGTTGAGTCAGTTCTGCTGGCCAGGGACCGCTGGCTTCGGGAAGGTGGCGTGATGTGGCCCTCGTCTGCGGCCCTCACCCTTGTGCCGTGTCAGGCCGACAGCTATTATGCAGAGAAAATGGCCTTCTGGGAGCAGCCCTATGGCCTGGACTTCACTCCTCTTCA GCCCTTGGCCCAGCAGGAGTTCTTCACCAAGCCCAAGTTCAGCCACCTCATTGAGCCCGATGACTGCCTCACCGCTCCCTGCGATGTCATAAGCCTGGACATGTACACTCTGCAAGTCAAAGACCTGGAG GAAATGAAGGGtcagtttcatttttctgctgaaaagtCTGGTGTGTTCCATGGATTCACCGCCTGGTTCACTGTTCATTTCAAGAGCCTGGAGACAGGAGGCGCAACCGTGGAGCTGAACACCGGACCTTACTCTGA GCCGACACACTGGAAGCAGACCCTTTTCATGTTAGACAGGCCAGTTAGTGTGTATGCCGGAGACTCCATCAGTGGAACCGTGGTCCTGCGCAGGAACCCTGTGTGGAGACGCCACATGACTGTTACCTTGCAGTGGAACATCAACAGCAGTGCAGAGGACACAGACAACTGCCAG GTTGGGACAAAGAGTTTCCCCATGTGGAGGTGA